In the Numida meleagris isolate 19003 breed g44 Domestic line chromosome 5, NumMel1.0, whole genome shotgun sequence genome, one interval contains:
- the MKI67 gene encoding proliferation marker protein Ki-67 isoform X3 — protein MPLFGKIIIIKRNGTDGIYFPLTASSCLFGRRTECDIRIQLPQVSKEHCKIEVNENKEAILTNLSAVNPTQLNGDYFQQPVPLKHGDVLTIIDRSFRFEYPLQSTPKKRRSRSPKDETLQQVAEVELLHKQTSGSKSLCSSDNAECKEQNTDENKQSTEENFSKAVPAKIQTLKSYKIQQPTKKENEMSPFSKLYEKLKLEVKGRKLLQEGNLRQKAGKEDGKSVLLEPNAQISSSSVYDLGKLTKGKERDINGKAKEYKMKQDVISSELSQSSAVGSAARKSFTKTPQTSVSKEVTKDGGKGSHLQGDKELSPSGKWKDPEVTTKPQKENDGNAAFSPKPCLGRADKIDSSAITVDKLTPAANVTNVSEGDKYVLSTPRPGRKSLRSRFVSPAKEARGTASVSTGTPTARGDVLLEHESFSAISAGTQGEDSVCRNDSLQQLPLAENKCLKQRRNSKQRTPGESVKEVLTEICDQTNINLKKRESGSPAASKSPRRNSRPSNESTNKSIHSETSASEEFTSDLASPASQKSGSGRKRGRRRTSGQLTEEALETKAVQEHHDETADRKDSETKQELATKDCQKKQDLEDTHIRRPHRLSSKRSSGSATALKDSETSSELNISGLSTEEQSGKTKRISQKRTSSDLLPQPLGKRKRVSFGGHLSPELFDKSLPPNSPLKRGAIPARLSLPFGNSPRAVLKKGQGLKHFAVQELSVRLQKEKTSPKSVSAQKSPPASSPVSGKATPTFTLSSPAPYTKGRFSVSQITTPSPIAEEQNADAKDMNTKEKSAGQVKTPKSAHVNEDEKTFLMSTPNKLTRSSQHALRKTPMKRRSGAVAVISAKRRSGASSANLLVAKTWAEVVKLGVARPQVKAVKKCVQKGRPARKITQSPKTPERKIKGHFSTGHAESPATIVVGRAYSTTVQTAGKVPKVVKNPILKRNMSMDENFTGLTEMFQTPDNKGGKTLPLTTAHNFTPAFTAMEISDLHTPEESGEMMVSPLNASDVSEQKQDCQDISYFLRERESLKSVFDAISTKTPDKRRSMLEEDSGMDSVSVNPEKQVSRVKSPSKRKIPSQKLESVEVASSIKQPLKTPKQKLEPADTLSGIKQLMKTPKQKLEPVESLSGIKQLLRTPKQKSEPAEVLSGIKQLMKTPKQKSEPAEDLSGIKQLMKTPKQKLEPVESLSGIKQLLRTPRQKSEPAEDLLGIKQLMKTPKQKLEPVESLLGIKQLLRTPKQKSEPAEDLSGIKQLLRTPKQKSEPAEVLSGIKQLMKTPKQKSEPAEDLSGIKQLMKTPKQKVEPVESLSGIKQLMKTPEEKLEPAEDLLDPQQMSKPITDENASEKLLETPIQKKEAVKDVTGVNLIKKTPKLKSQPVEDMIGISRIFKTPKEKVKPIEDVFGISRLMKTPREKSHPADDFVGLSRLMAEPRQKNSELEMDYVGVKEIFDTPEKTKVRSVNVKDPKQEENVPPCIDGSHEYEDKGNTSQGEDSQQKLTGEDQSTQRPTRGGLRKTVHPASIKQTKKDLNLKELQGLEKKSFQEEMGELRTSTSVAKNLGRGRRANACVVEENISEHPDEKEVETASSLEMHVATQRPRRGKRKEAKELKLPDENLESCGKDSSVLQKEPATMKLPLQDFIISDVLIKDDQSIKAESLSNSQNENCQLQTDVKNSDNTSNEAGAGDSEEMLLLPRKRSREVRKVENTEAPIAPKRGRRARNDQVKQASSEELHATRRKLREQPSTKVIQEDERTSETAPAEESENRTKVEMKVTQKRVNSTRNARKHLTEVKSDIYGMAPENTQNVQKIKETSDETVAETQSPSKNEREASLGDEAKSTQANTAEVSQRLKSESPSGETNKMTVPVLESNSTVQETNRSRSRRGKKDSSEKKSDESAKNVNSSELITHKVKSGTEMEESSPTEPSGCVDVKKTRKIMEDQNSTSAATVTAVNSDGVARSHQKQSGDEQVVKSKQMETLQENQTQKRGTMCRRGRSRKVNFELEQASSKARGRKRSSPGDEEGMTYKLGQQETSENPSCQVRRSRRKQVNSIPQAASSTFTEKQTLIEDHSKDETSVKDRDPALEANPSSTEDYPLRRGKRREVAVASQATSSLSIRKKRGLQEGDDKKMTVKEDQNPALGNRTLQAETNASARDKRKKIDVEAEAKSSSSLQRRCGLSQNDDKEENTNEEQNKPLEPASHTKVNPLGRGRRKEAPVTRTTNSISLRGKRGLPVDSVREEAPKEDNVPLETVASALKENQLRRGRRNQVNLSEATSSTSAQGTHSLSRETGRKNLRREARNLLSEKSAPQEKMDLSKGYLKEKNSTSLPVSSRSLRSLPEDGKNESPEEQQRMLLETTQSSEDNPSRLGRKKTVSLQPEDTSSSFLREKRVFCNDGGQKGNVNEGEGTSLENNSSQENRRQLRKKREKVEFKSKAATSTSLHDKGNLPGNDSTSETQNKCMASTGSEKNNQSGKEVSPAQQPASTSRRRRCQLSADVLAPKKLKSDNDENRSPRKGRRNKAKEELDRGGVKTTQIPGGTDRKTRSSTRTSARTRK, from the exons GAGAACAGAATGTGACATTCGCATCCAGTTGCCTCAGGTCTCAAAGGAACACTGTAAAAttgaagtaaatgaaaacaaggag gCAATATTGACTAATTTAAGTGCCGTAAATCCCACGCAGCTGAATGGTGATTATTTTCAGCAGCCTGTACCTCTGAAGCATGGGGATGTGCTAACGATTATCGATCGTTCTTTCAG ATTTGAATACCCTCTCCAATCAACTCCCAAGAAGAGACGTTCTAGATCTCCAAAAGATGAAACACTGCAG CAGGTGGCAGAAGTGGAGCTGTTACACAAACAAACTTCGGGATCTAAAAGTCTTTGTTCTTCAG ATAATGCTGAgtgcaaagaacaaaacactgatgaaaacaaacaaagcacagaggaaaactTTTCCAAAGCCGTGCCAGCTAAGATACAAACACTCAAGTCTTACAAAATACAACAACCTactaagaaggaaaatgaaatgtctcCTTTTAGTAAGCTCTATGAAAAGCTGAAACTTGAGGTTAAAGGGAGAAAACTTCTACAAGAAGGAAATTTACGtcaaaaagctggaaaagaagatGGGAAGAGTGTTCTGCTAGAACCAAATGCTCAAATTTCATCAAGTAGTGTTTATGACCTGGGAAAACTGactaaaggaaaagaaagagacatAAATGGAAAAGCCaaggaatataaaatgaaacaagatgTAATCAGTTCAGAGTTGAGTCAGAGCTCAGCTGTAGGAAGTGCTGCCAGGAAGAGTTTTACCAAAACTCCTCAAACTTCTGTTTCAAAGGAAGTGACAAAAGATGGCGGTAAGGGAAGTCACCTGCAAGGTGATAAGGAATTAAGCCCATCAGGGAAATGGAAAGATCCTGAAGTTACAACCAAACCCCAGAAGGAGAACGAtggaaatgcagcattttcacCCAAGCCGTGCTTGGGTCGTGCAGATAAAATCGACAGCTCTGCAATAACAGTAGATAAACTAACACCAGCAGCTAACGTGACAAATGTGTCAGAAGGAGATAAATATGTTCTGTCTACACCAAGGCCTGGAAGGAAGAGTCTTCGGTCTCGTTTCGTGTCACCTGCCAAAGAAGCGCGTGGTACGGCTTCTGTAAGTACTGGGACTCCAACAGCTCGTGGAGATGTGTTGTTGGAACATGAGTCTTTTTCAGCAATTTCAGCTGGTACTCAAGGGGAAGATTCGGTGTGCAGAAATGATAGCCTCCAACAACTGCctttggcagaaaataaatgcttgaaaCAGAGACGAAATAGTAAACAACGTACACCGGGAGAATCAGTGAAAGAAGTGCTGACTGAAATTTGTGATCAGACAAACATTAACTTGAAAAAGAGAGAATCTGGGTCTCCTGCAGCTTCTAAGAGTCCCAGAAGAAATAGCAGGCCAAGTAATGAGTCAACAAACAAGAGCATCCATTCAGAAACATCAGCTTCAGAAGAGTTCACATCAGATCTGGCATCTCCTGCTAGTCAGAAATCTGgctctggaagaaaaaggggaaggagaaggaccTCTGGACAGTTAACTGAAGAAGCACTGGAGACAAAAGCAGTTCAAGAACACCACGATGAGACTGCAGACAGAAAAGACAGTGAAACTAAACAAGAGCTGGCTACCAAGGATTGTCAAAAGAAACAGGATTTGGAAGATACCCATATTCGAAGACCTCATAGATTATCATCCAAAAGGTCTTCTGGAAGTGCTACTGCACTGAAAGACAGTGAGACTTcttcagaattaaatatttctggCCTGTCAACTGAAGAGCAGTCAG GTAAGACCAAAAGGATATCTCAGAAGAGGACAAGTAGTGATTTGTTACCTCAGcctttaggaaaaagaaaaagagtgtCTTTTGGTGGTCATCTAAGTCCAGAACTCTTTGATAAAAGCTTGCCTCCCAACTCACCCCTTAAAAGAGGTGCCATTCCTGCAAGACTGAGCTTACCCTTTGGAAACTCGCCACGTGCAGTCCTGAAAAAGGGGCAGGGACTGAAGCACTTCGCAGTCCAG GAACTTAGTGTACgcttgcagaaagaaaaaacgtCACCGAAAAGTGTGTCAGCCCAGAAGTCCCCACCTGCCTCATCCCCTGTCTCTGGAAAAGCAACGCCTACATTCACTTTAAGCTCTCCAGCACCTTACACAAAAGGACgtttctctgtttctcaaaTAACGACTCCATCCCCCATTGCAGAAGAGCAGAATGCTGATGCGAAAGATATGAATACGAAGGAGAAGAGTGCTGGCCAAGTGAAAACACCTAAATCTGCTCACGTTAACGAAGATGAGAAAACCTTTTTGATGAGTACACCTAACAAATTAACCAGAAGTTCACAACATGCATTGAGGAAGACTCCCATGAAGAGGAGGAGTGGGGCTGTGGCAGTAATCAGTGCAAAAAGAAGAAGTGGTGCTTCTAGTGCTAATTTACTAG ttGCAAAAACTTGGGCAGAAGTGGTGAAATTAGGTGTTGCGAGACCACAGGTGAAGGCTGTCAAAAAATGCGTTCAGAAAGGAAGACCAGCAAGGAAAATAACACAATCACCAAAG actccagaaagaaaaataaagggtCATTTTAGCACTGGTCATGCAGAGTCTCCTGCTACAATAGTTGTAGGTAGAGCTTACTCCACCACAGTTCAAACAGCTGGGAAGGTTCCTAAAGTGGTAAAAAATCCAATCTTGAAACGAAACATGAGCATGGACGAAAACTTCACAG gACTGACTGAGATGTTTCAAACTCCAGACAATAAGGGTGGAAAAACATTGCCTTTGACCACTGCTCATAATTTTACTCCAGCATTCACTGCAATGGAGATTTCTGATCTGCATACTCCTGAAGAATCTG GAGAGATGATGGTGTCACCATTAAATGCTTCAGATGTTTCAGAACAGAAGCAAGATTGTCAAGACATCTCTTACtttctgagagagagagagtctCTAAAGTCTGTGTTTGATGCAATATCCACAAAAACTCCTGATAAAAGAAGAAGTATGCTGGAAGAAGATAGTGGCATGGACAGTGTGTCAGTAAATCCAGAGAAACAAGTATCTCGAGTGAAGTCACcaagtaaaaggaaaattccAAGTCAGAAGTTGGAGTCAGTTGAGGTTGCATCAAGTATCAAGCAGCCTTTAAAGACCCCAAAGCAGAAGTTAGAGCCAGCAGACACCTTGTCAGGCATCAAGCAGCTCATGAAGACCCCAAAGCAGAAGTTAGAGCCAGTAGAGTCCTTGTCGGGCATCAAGCAGCTTTTGAGGACCCCAAAGCAGAAGTCAGAACCAGCAGAGGTCCTGTCAGGAATCAAGCAGCTCATGAAGACCCCAAAGCAGAAGTCGGAACCAGCAGAGGACCTGTCGGGCATCAAGCAGCTCATGAAGACCCCAAAGCAGAAGTTAGAGCCTGTGGAGTCCTTGTCGGGCATCAAGCAGCTTTTGAGGACCCCGAGGCAGAAGTCAGAACCAGCAGAGGACCTGTTGGGCATCAAGCAGCTCATGAAGACCCCAAAGCAGAAGTTAGAGCCTGTAGAGTCCTTGTTGGGCATTAAGCAGCTTTTGAGGACCCCAAAGCAGAAGTCAGAACCAGCAGAGGACCTGTCGGGCATCAAGCAACTTTTGAGGACCCCAAAGCAGAAGTCAGAACCAGCAGAGGTCCTGTCAGGAATCAAGCAGCTCATGAAGACCCCAAAGCAGAAGTCAGAACCAGCAGAGGACCTGTCGGGCATCAAGCAGCTCATGAAGACCCCAAAGCAGAAGGTAGAGCCAGTAGAGTCCTTGTCAGGCATCAAGCAGCTCATGAAGACCCCAGAGGAAAAGCTGGAGCCAGCAGAAGACCTATTGGACCCACAGCAAATGTCAAAACCTATTACAGATGAAAATGCCTCTGAAAAATTGCTGGAGACtccaatacaaaaaaaagaagcagtaaaaGATGTGACAGGGGTTAATTTAATCAAGAAAACTCCAAAATTGAAATCCCAACCAGTAGAAGACATGATTGGAATCAGCCGCATTTTCAAGACAccaaaggaaaaagttaaaCCCATAGAAGATGTATTTGGTATTAGTAGATTAATGAAGACTCCCAGAGAGAAATCTCACCCAGCTGATGATTTTGTGGGTCTGAGTAGGCTTATGGCAGAACCCAGACAGAAAAATTCTGAGCTTGAAATGGACTATGTTGGAGTTAAGGAAATATTTGACACGCCGGAAAAAACTAAG GTCAGGTCAGTAAATGTTAAGGATCctaagcaagaagaaaatgtaccTCCTTGTATTGATGGCAGTCATGAATATG aagacaaaggaaatacTTCACAAGGTGAAGATTCTCAACAGAAGTTAACTGGTGAAGACCAGTCTACTCAGAGACCAACAAGGGGCGGATTGAGGAAGACGGTACATCCTGCTTCAATAAAGCAGACtaaaaaggatttaaatttaaaagaattgcAAGGCCTGGAGAAAAAGAGCTTCCAAGAAGAGATGGGAGAGCTCAGAACTTCAACTTCAGTAGCTAAAAATCTAGGAAGAGGGAGGAGAGCAAATGCTTGTGTggtagaagaaaacatttcagaacatCCTGATGAGAAAGAAGTTGAAACTGCTTCGTCTTTGGAAATGCATGTTGCTACTCAAAGACCAAGAAGAGGCAAAAGGAAAGAGGCAAAGGAGTTAAAACTTCCAGATGAGAACCTTGAGTCTTGTGGCAAAGATTCTTCAGTGTTACAAAAAGAACCTGCAACTATGAAACTGCCTTTGCAGGACTTCATCATCAGTGACGTGTTAATAAAAGATGATCAAAGTATAAAGGCAGAAAGTTTATCTAacagtcaaaatgaaaattgtcAGCTGCAAACAGATGTTAAAAACTCTGACAATACATCTAACGAAGCTGGTGCAGGAGACAGTGAAGAAATGCTTCTACTCCCTAGGAAGAGGTCTAGAGAGGtgagaaaagtagaaaacacagaagcacCGATTGCACctaaaagaggaaggagagctAGGAATGACCAAGTCAAACAAGCTTCTTCAGAGGAGCTTCATGCAACAAGAAGGAAGCTTCGTGAACAACCATCAACAAAGGTAATACAAGAGGATGAGCGGACTTCTGAGACTGCTCCAGCAGaagaatctgaaaacagaactaaaGTTGAAATGAAGGTAACACAAAAAAGAGTTAACTCTACAAGAAATGCTAGAAAACACTTGACGGAAGTAAAATCAGACATTTATGGGATGGCAcctgaaaatacacagaatgtTCAGAAAATTAAGGAAACATCAGATGAAACTGTTGCTGAAACACAATCACCCTCCAAAAATGAGAGGGAAGCATCTCTGGGAGATGAAGCTAAAAGTACTCAGGCAAATACAGCAGAAGTATCTCAAAGATTAAAATCAGAGTCACCTtctggagaaacaaacaaaatgactGTTCCAGTCTTGGAATCAAACAGCACAGTgcaagaaacaaacagaagtagGAGCAGAAGAGGCAAGAAGGactcttcagagaaaaagagtgATGAATCTGctaaaaatgtaaacagctCAGAGCTAATTACACACAAAGTTAAGTCAGGAACAGAAATGGAGGAATCTTCTCCCACAGAGCCTTCAGGCTGTGTTGATGTCAAGAAGACACGCAAAATAATGGAAGACCAGAACAGCACATCTGCAGCCACAGTTACTGCTGTAAACAGTGATGGTGTTGCTCGTAGCCATCAAAAGCAGTCGGGAGATGAGCAGGTagtaaaatcaaagcaaatggAAACCCTGCAGGAGAATCAAACACAAAAGAGGGGAACTATGTGTAGAAGAGGTAGAAGTAGGAAAGTTAATTTTGAACTTGAGCAAGCCAGTTCCAAAGCACGTGGACGAAAAAGGAGTTCACCTGGGGACGAGGAAGGGATGACTTACAAACTTGGACAGCAAGAGACTTCAGAAAATCCTTCTTGTCAAGTaaggaggagcagaagaaagcaagtcAATTCCATTCCACAAGCAGCTAGTTCTACCTTTACAGAAAAGCAGACCTTAATTGAAGATCATAGTAAAGATGAGACTTCTGTAAAAGACCGTGATCCAGCTTTGGAAGCTAATCCCTCTTCAACAGAAGACTATCCACTGAGACGGGGAAAAAGACGAGAGGTTGCTGTAGCATCACAAGCGACGAGTTCTctttctatcagaaaaaaacGTGGGTTGCAAGAAGGTGACGATAAAAAGATGACTGTGAAAGAAGATCAAAATCCAGCTTTGGGAAATAGAACTTTGCAGGCAGAGACAAATGCATCAGCaagggacaaaagaaaaaagatcgATGTAGAAGCAGAGGCAAAAAGTTCATCTTCTCTCCAGAGGAGATGTGGCTTGTCACAAAACGATGATAAAGAGGAGAATActaatgaagaacaaaataagcCTTTGGAACCAGCGTCCCACACGAAAGTGAACCCATTAGGAAggggcagaaggaaagaagctcCGGTGACACGCACAACTAATTCAATTTCTCTTAGAGGAAAACGTGGCTTGCCAGTGGACAGTGTTAGAGAAGAGGCTCCTAAAGAGGATAATGTTCCATTAGAAACTGTTGCTtcagctctgaaagaaaatcagctgagaagaggcagaaggaaTCAAGTGAACTTGTCAGAAGCCACAAGTTCTACATCTGCTCAGGGAACACACAGCTTATCCAGAGAAACTGGTAGGAAGAATCTTCGTAGAGAAGCTCGAAAcctgctttctgaaaaatctgCTCCCCAGGAAAAAATGGATCTTTCAAAAGGgtacttgaaggaaaaaaatagcacttcACTGCCTGTTAGCTCTAGATCTCTTCGGAGTTTGCCAGAGGATGGTAAGAATGAATctcctgaggagcagcagcgtATGCTTCTGGAAACAACTCAGTCTTCAGAAGACAATCCATCAAGattgggcagaaaaaaaacagtttctttgcAACCTGAAGATACTAGTTCCAGTTTTCTCAGGGAAAAACGTGTCTTCTGCAACGATGGAGGTCAAAAGGGAAATGTTAACGAAGGTGAAGGTACATCTCTGGAAAATAATTCATCCCAGGAAAACCGGAGGCAgctgagaaagaagagggaaaaggtaGAATTCAAATCGAAGGCAGCTACTTCTACTTCTCTCCACGATAAGGGCAACTTGCCAGGAAATGATAGCACTTCAGAAACTCAAAATAAGTGTATGGCATCCACtggttctgaaaaaaataatcagtctggaaaagaggtTAGCCCTGCTCAACAGCCAGCTTCCACTTCTCGCAGAAGAAGATGTCAATTGTCAGCAGATGTCTTAGCACCCAAAAAGTTAAAATCAG ATAATGACGAAAACAGATCaccaagaaaaggaagaagaaacaaagccaaagaAGAACTTGACAGAGGGGGTGTAAAGACGACTCAGATTCCTGGAGGAACAGACAGGAAGACAAGATCGAGCACGAGAACAAGTGCAAGAACCAGAAAATAG